Within Actinosynnema pretiosum, the genomic segment AGCTGGTCTTCGCCGCCTACTACGGCGAGCGGAACATCCTGTTCAACTCGGCGGTCGGCGAGGACTCGCGGATCATCTTCAACCGGCACCCGCGCGACCGCGTCGAGGACGTCGCCCCGTGGCTGACCGTCGACAGCGACCCGTACCCCGCGGTCGTCGACGGCAAGATCACCTGGATCGTGGACGGGTACACCACGCTCGACAACTACCCGTACGCGCGCAAGACCGCGCTGGGCGACGCCACCAACGACTCGCTGCCGGGCGTGGCGCAGCAGCCGAACCGCGAGATCAGCTACATCCGCAACTCGGTCAAGGCCACCGTCGACGCCTACGACGGCACGGTGACCCTGTACGCGATGGACGAGAGCGACCCGGTCCTGAAGACCTGGATGGGCGTCTTCCCCGGCTCGGTCAAGGCCAAGGGCGAGATGTCCCAGTCGCTGCTGGAGCACCTGCGCTACCCCGAGGACCTGTTCAAGGTCCAGCGGGACACGCTGACCCGCTACCACGTGTCCGAGCCGCGCGACTTCTACTCGGGCGTCTCGTTCTGGGGCGTGCCGTCCGACCCGACGGTCGACAACGCCACCACGGTCGAGCAGCAGCAGAGCAGCAACCAGCAGCCGCGCGACCAGCAGCCGCCGTTCTACGTGGTGGCCGGTGACCCGACCGGCGACCCGAACAAGGTGAGCTTCCAGCTGACCAGCTCGCTGGTGCGGCAGAACCGCGAGTTCATGGCCTCGTACGTGACCGTCCGGTCCGACCCGGACAACTACGGGAAGATGAGCGTGTTGACGCTCAACAACGAGGCCAAGGGCCCGCAGCAGATCCAGACCCAGTTCCTCACCTCGGCCACGGTCAGCTCCGAGCTGAACCTGCTGACCCAGCAGAAGACGAAGGTGGTCTACGGCAACCTGCTGACCCTGCCGGTCGGGGGCGGCCTGCTGTACGTGGAACCGGTCTACATCGAGCGGGCCAGCCAGAACACGCAGTACCCGCAGCTGTCCAAGGTGCTGGTGAGCTTCGGCGACAAGGTGGGCTACGCGTCCACGCTCGGCGAGGCGCTGGACCAGGTGCTGTCGGGCGCCGCCCAGGAGGTCCCCGACCCGTCCAACGGGAACAGCGGCCAGCCGCCGTCGAACTCCAGCACCCCGTCGACGCCGAACGCCAACAACGGCAACCAGGCGTACACGCCGGAGATGCAGCAGGCGGCCAGGGACATCCGCAGCGCGCTCGACCAGCTCAAGTCGGCCCAGGCCAGCGGTGACTTCGCCGCGCAGGGCAACGCGCTCAAGGCGCTGGACGAGGCAAGCCGGAAGTTCGACGAGGCGAGCAAGGCGGCCCCGTCCACCCCGTCGTCCTCGGTGACCTCCTCGCCGACGCCGACGAACTGAGCCTGAACCGGCTCCGACCAGCGGAATCGGGTGTCCCCGCCACGGCGGGGGCGCCCGATTTGCCTTTGCCGCCACCTTCCGCGTAGAGTTCACCTTACCGACGCGGGGTGGAGCAGCTCGGTAGCTCGCTGGGCTCATAACCCAGAGGTCGCAGGTTCAAATCCTGTCCCCGCTACAAAGAGGGAAAACCTCCTGCCGGATCTCCGGCGGGAGGTTTTTTCGTTTTCCCGGAGACCTGGGCCGCCCGCCCGGCCTCCCGTGTGGTCCGCATCACAATCGGGGATCGGGCTTTTCGCGGTGGTTTTCCGGGAGTGCGCCGGGCGGTGAGCAGGGATTTCCGGCGTGGCGCCGCCGGTCGGGGAAGTGATTTGCCTTCGCTCCCGTTCCTGCGTAGAGTTCACCTTACCGACGCGGGGTGGAGCAGCTCGGTAGCTCGCTGGGCTCATAACCCAGAGGTCGCAGGTTCAAATCCTGTCCCCGCTACAAAGAGGGAAATCCTCTCACCGGACTCCGGTGGGGGGATTTTTCGCATTTCCGGCCGATCGGCCGCCGCCCCCGGCGGGTGCGCGCGTCGCCGCAGGTCGTGCCACGCCGGCGTGCGTCGGGCGGGGCGTCCGGCGGGGATTTCCGGCGCGGCGCCGCCGGTCGGGGAGGCGATTTGCCTTCGTCCCCGTTCCTGCGTAGAGTTCACCTTACCGACGCGGGGTGGAGCAGCTCGGTAGCTCGCTGGGCTCATAACCCAGAGGTCGCAGGTTCAAATCCTGTCCCCGCTACCACGCGAAAGGCCCGGTGCGCACAGCGCACCGGGCCTTTCCGCCGTCTGGGGCCCGCGCGCCTGCTCAGGACATGTTCTCCGCCCAGTACTGGGCGCAGGTCAGCGAGCAGACGCGCCCCTCGCCGCTGACGGTGCGGTGCCTGCGGATCTGCTTCCCGCACACCATGCACTCGTCCTTGGCCCCCTGGTCAGGTCCGGTGCCGCTGGCCCACGCACGGGCATTGCGGACGACCTTGGTGCTAGTTCCAGCCCACTTGAAGCCCACAGCTGTCACCCTCCTCGCGCCGAACGGCCTGCACCCGACCCACGGGCACACCTGCGGTAATGGTCCCACCGGAGGGCTGGTCCGCCAGTGTGCGGAGCGGGGATCACCGGGTTGTGCTAACGGCGGTCGGGGGACCCCGGTCGCACCGATGCAGCCGGTGAGTGGGCCGTGTCCGGACGCTGCCGTTCGGGTGATCACCCGGACCGGTCGCCAACGATCTTGAGGATTCCTCGTGATGGCGATTGCCTTGCGCCCCAAAGCTTTCCACTCCGCGTGGACAATCTCGATCAAGCGGCCGAAAGGGTGGATCACCGCCGCCCGCTGGTCACTCTGCGGAGCTTGTCCTTGCTCCGCATGGCCCAACGCCGCTAGCCCGTGATCAGCCACAGTGGACAGAACGGCTGACCATTGTGGACACCTGCCCGTGGTCGTGGCACGGTTGACGTTGTGTCGGACCTCAACGCGACGGCAGCGGCCCTCCTGGGTCTGCTGCACGACGGACCCAAGACCGGCGGCCAGCTCGTTGCGGAAGCGGGAGAGCGCTTCGGCGCGTTCTTCAGCGTCACCCGCAGCCAGGTGTACCGCGAGCTCCCCGCGCTGGCGGAGGCGGGCCTGCTGCGCCTCGGCAAGCAGGGCCCCCGCTCCAGCCAGCAGTACGTGCTGACCGCGGCGGGCAAGAAGGCCTTCAAGAACTGGCTGCTCACCGAACCCGGCCCGGACCACCTGCGCAGCCCCCTGATCCTGCGCATGGTGCACGCGGGGTCCCTGACGCCCAAGCAGCGCCAGGGCCTGGTGGACACCGCCCGCGCGACC encodes:
- a CDS encoding PadR family transcriptional regulator; translated protein: MSDLNATAAALLGLLHDGPKTGGQLVAEAGERFGAFFSVTRSQVYRELPALAEAGLLRLGKQGPRSSQQYVLTAAGKKAFKNWLLTEPGPDHLRSPLILRMVHAGSLTPKQRQGLVDTARATYGADQEAARAAVKTAEDAYSKAVAEFALAHAKAVLKLLDAIPTG